A genome region from Natronobeatus ordinarius includes the following:
- a CDS encoding DUF7504 family protein — protein MGFEQGGTAPDSTTVARALGSLKQNGGNVLVVGTDEESHASICGRLSGESADCARHQLFVRADRSRRAVESGADRDGVDWVVAYSSGDADSSTPPSIDCRLEPAFGDGFDPADQAWQSTSRSAADASFDELTALGSEIVGAVDEFDGDQGGVAPAQLRLCVGSLEPLLTDHDAENVFRLLHVVTTRINRTNGMGHYHLPVDRKHEAVRLLEPLFDAVLEVRTWGGGIEQRWHFRDRNASSSWLPV, from the coding sequence ATGGGCTTCGAGCAGGGTGGGACCGCCCCGGACAGCACGACCGTCGCGCGGGCGCTGGGGTCGCTCAAACAGAACGGGGGCAACGTATTAGTCGTCGGAACCGACGAGGAGAGTCACGCATCCATCTGTGGGCGACTCTCCGGTGAGTCGGCCGACTGTGCCCGACACCAGCTCTTCGTGAGGGCGGATCGATCACGCCGCGCCGTCGAGTCCGGCGCCGATCGTGACGGCGTCGACTGGGTCGTCGCCTACTCGAGTGGGGACGCCGATTCTAGTACTCCGCCAAGCATCGACTGCAGGCTCGAACCGGCTTTCGGCGACGGATTCGACCCTGCAGACCAGGCTTGGCAAAGCACTAGCCGCTCCGCCGCCGATGCGTCGTTCGACGAACTGACGGCGCTCGGCTCGGAGATCGTGGGTGCCGTCGACGAATTCGACGGCGATCAAGGAGGGGTCGCTCCCGCACAGCTTCGCCTCTGCGTCGGTTCACTCGAGCCGTTGCTCACCGATCACGACGCCGAGAACGTCTTTCGGTTGCTCCACGTGGTGACCACCCGGATCAACCGCACCAACGGGATGGGACACTACCACCTTCCCGTCGACCGCAAGCACGAAGCCGTTCGCCTCCTCGAGCCGCTGTTCGATGCGGTCCTCGAAGTCCGGACCTGGGGCGGCGGCATCGAACAGCGGTGGCACTTCCGGGATCGGAACGCGAGCAGTTCCTGGCTGCCGGTGTGA
- a CDS encoding OB-fold domain-containing protein, translated as MTMEATRYADGSISYPGHPVGPNGAEPVETIDLSEYTAEVVTWTTSYATPPGVREPNTLAIVEFDVDGEPVRALGQVSTDEVATGDEVRPVYVEEVREPGAGIREPDSQSWDGYRFEPV; from the coding sequence ATGACGATGGAAGCGACCCGCTACGCGGACGGATCGATCAGCTACCCCGGCCACCCGGTCGGGCCGAACGGTGCCGAACCGGTCGAGACGATCGACCTGAGCGAGTACACCGCGGAGGTCGTCACCTGGACGACCAGCTACGCGACGCCGCCGGGCGTCCGGGAGCCCAACACGCTCGCGATCGTCGAGTTCGACGTCGATGGTGAACCTGTCCGCGCGCTCGGGCAGGTGTCGACCGACGAGGTCGCGACCGGCGATGAGGTGCGCCCGGTGTACGTCGAGGAGGTCCGCGAACCCGGCGCAGGAATCAGAGAGCCCGACAGCCAATCCTGGGACGGCTACCGGTTCGAGCCCGTTTGA
- a CDS encoding HalOD1 output domain-containing protein — protein MLLAVERSERSRSLSFEIIEAIAEREGVEATDVEPPEYEALYDVINPEALDALFAPREDGTPRANGRVTFTFCGYDVTVSSDGTIELRE, from the coding sequence ATGCTACTCGCAGTGGAGCGTTCGGAGAGGAGCCGATCACTGAGTTTCGAGATTATCGAGGCGATCGCCGAACGCGAGGGTGTAGAGGCGACAGACGTCGAGCCACCGGAGTACGAGGCGCTCTATGACGTGATCAATCCCGAAGCACTCGACGCGTTGTTCGCGCCACGTGAAGACGGGACTCCTCGAGCGAACGGTCGAGTCACGTTTACCTTCTGTGGATACGACGTGACCGTCTCGAGTGACGGCACGATCGAACTTCGAGAGTAG
- a CDS encoding ribonuclease H-like domain-containing protein codes for MRIENSFIPVRGVGEATERKLWTNGVTHWDEFDGRVVGPTVADRIESFIADAWTYLDDGKFDYFAETLPASSRWRLYENAREETCFLDIETTGLDATRHDVTTVSVHRAGETKTLVQGGDLTRERLEAELEASSLLVTFNGRRFDVPFLETCYDLDVSTAHVDLMYPCRSLGLSGGLKRIERDVGIERDRPDLSGRDAVRLWHEYERGDDTALETLVEYNRADTRNLETLMDLVADRLHERVFESVVANSE; via the coding sequence GTGCGAATCGAGAACAGTTTTATACCGGTTCGTGGCGTCGGCGAGGCGACCGAACGGAAACTCTGGACGAACGGCGTCACCCACTGGGACGAGTTCGACGGCCGCGTCGTCGGTCCCACGGTGGCCGATCGGATCGAATCGTTCATCGCCGACGCCTGGACGTACCTCGACGACGGGAAGTTCGACTACTTCGCCGAGACGCTGCCCGCCTCGAGCCGCTGGCGACTGTACGAGAACGCCCGCGAGGAGACCTGCTTTTTAGACATCGAGACGACGGGCCTTGATGCGACCCGTCACGACGTGACGACCGTCAGCGTCCACCGCGCAGGCGAGACGAAGACGCTCGTCCAGGGGGGAGACCTCACTCGGGAGCGACTCGAGGCCGAACTCGAGGCGTCCTCGCTGCTGGTCACCTTCAACGGCCGGCGCTTCGACGTCCCGTTCCTCGAGACGTGCTACGACCTCGACGTCTCCACCGCCCACGTCGACCTCATGTATCCCTGTCGATCGCTCGGGTTGAGCGGCGGGTTGAAGCGGATCGAACGCGACGTCGGCATCGAGCGTGACCGACCCGACCTCTCGGGACGCGACGCGGTCCGACTCTGGCACGAGTACGAACGCGGGGACGACACCGCCCTCGAGACGCTCGTCGAGTACAACCGGGCGGACACCCGTAACCTCGAGACGCTGATGGACCTCGTTGCCGATCGACTCCACGAGCGCGTGTTCGAATCGGTCGTCGCCAACAGCGAGTAG
- a CDS encoding GNAT family N-acetyltransferase, translated as MAPTPRIEPATREDLEAVADCWVALAREQRDLGSHVLPEPNREAILETLAGHQVAGGLLVARLEGELAGFATATVERGTFALDANRGVLSNLYVKPAFRSQGIGGALLEAAEAFLADRDVEVVTLEAMADNEAARRFYRRHGYETYRVAMERSLEDENDTHSKEER; from the coding sequence ATGGCCCCGACGCCGCGGATTGAACCCGCAACCCGTGAGGACCTCGAGGCCGTCGCCGACTGCTGGGTGGCCCTCGCGCGCGAACAGCGCGACCTCGGCTCGCACGTCCTTCCAGAACCCAACCGCGAGGCGATCCTCGAGACGCTGGCGGGCCACCAGGTCGCCGGCGGCCTCCTCGTCGCCCGACTCGAGGGCGAACTCGCCGGCTTCGCGACGGCCACGGTCGAACGCGGAACCTTCGCGCTCGACGCGAACCGGGGCGTGCTCTCGAACCTGTACGTGAAGCCGGCGTTTCGAAGCCAGGGAATCGGGGGAGCGTTGCTCGAGGCCGCAGAGGCGTTCCTGGCCGACCGTGACGTCGAGGTCGTCACGCTCGAGGCGATGGCCGACAACGAGGCGGCGAGGCGCTTTTATCGTCGCCACGGCTACGAGACGTACCGGGTGGCGATGGAACGGTCGCTCGAGGACGAAAACGATACACACTCAAAGGAGGAGAGGTAA
- a CDS encoding DUF7547 family protein: protein MTDRDDDLEETVDELARTLAELQRELESQRRPRLRPPTPGELLRFSDEVAIPTLLAILEANVRALEGLQKGIKLVRAEEDARARTGDAVDTTRSRANELRRTTLSQLDAALVELQRAVGEGELPSDQGARELIDEARELRDEVDRRLQDAGDAIDARESGARTIEIDDAVDAPDETETDDPTADVDVDAELETLKDQYAPDEDDGDGAADSNSNDGAAGDDDRDGPADEGEDDQ from the coding sequence ATGACCGATCGAGACGACGACCTCGAGGAGACCGTCGACGAACTCGCCCGAACGCTGGCCGAACTCCAGCGTGAACTCGAGTCACAGCGACGGCCTCGGCTGCGTCCGCCGACGCCCGGCGAACTCCTTCGTTTTTCTGACGAGGTCGCGATCCCGACACTGCTGGCGATCCTCGAGGCGAACGTCCGGGCGCTCGAGGGGCTCCAGAAGGGCATCAAGCTGGTCCGTGCGGAGGAAGACGCCCGCGCTCGAACCGGCGACGCCGTCGACACGACTCGATCGCGAGCGAACGAACTCCGCCGAACGACGCTCTCCCAGCTCGACGCCGCACTGGTGGAGTTACAGCGAGCCGTCGGGGAAGGGGAGCTCCCCAGCGACCAGGGCGCCCGGGAGCTGATCGACGAGGCTCGCGAGCTCCGCGACGAGGTCGATCGACGGTTACAGGACGCAGGCGATGCGATCGATGCGCGCGAATCGGGGGCGCGGACGATCGAGATCGACGACGCCGTCGACGCGCCCGACGAGACCGAGACGGACGACCCCACGGCCGACGTCGACGTCGACGCCGAACTCGAGACGCTGAAAGATCAGTACGCGCCCGACGAGGATGATGGAGACGGGGCAGCCGACTCGAATTCGAACGACGGCGCCGCTGGCGACGACGATCGGGACGGGCCAGCCGACGAAGGCGAGGACGATCAGTGA
- a CDS encoding thiolase C-terminal domain-containing protein, which yields MERVAIIGASMTQFGKREGWVCDLLAEAGLSCLEDAGVDGRDVEHLYVSNMASGEFEGQTGVVNALVHDLDAMPAYTQRVDQTSSSGGAGMYAAWQSVASGASELTLLVGGEKMTHRTTAEATDVIASLTHPVEYKQGVTLPSFAGLTARHYLERFDAPRESLAKVAVKNHKNGVDNPKAQFQKEVDLETVLESPLVADPLRLYDFCPITDGSAALMFCPESVAKEHTDEYVVVAGIDGATDTHVVHERDDPTIMRGVVESGKGAYEMSGYGPDDIDVAELHDMFTILEFLQMEGLGFAEQGEAWKLVEEGYTERDTGELPINTSGGLKSKGHPLGASGVAQGVEIYEQLVGEAGPRQVDADVGLTCNVGGFGNCVITTIMEAAQ from the coding sequence ATGGAACGCGTAGCGATCATCGGAGCGTCGATGACCCAGTTCGGCAAGCGCGAGGGCTGGGTCTGTGACCTCCTCGCGGAGGCCGGGCTGTCCTGTCTCGAGGACGCCGGCGTCGACGGCCGTGACGTCGAGCACCTGTACGTCTCGAACATGGCCAGCGGCGAGTTCGAAGGCCAGACCGGCGTCGTGAACGCGCTGGTCCACGACCTCGACGCGATGCCGGCGTACACCCAGCGCGTCGATCAGACGAGCTCGAGCGGCGGGGCGGGAATGTACGCCGCCTGGCAGTCGGTCGCCAGCGGGGCGAGCGAGCTGACGCTGCTCGTCGGTGGCGAGAAGATGACCCACCGCACCACGGCGGAAGCGACCGACGTCATCGCGTCGCTCACCCACCCGGTCGAGTACAAACAGGGAGTCACCCTGCCGTCGTTCGCCGGACTCACGGCGCGTCACTACCTCGAGCGCTTCGACGCGCCGCGGGAGAGCCTGGCGAAAGTCGCGGTGAAGAACCACAAAAACGGCGTCGACAACCCGAAGGCCCAGTTCCAGAAGGAAGTCGACCTCGAGACGGTACTCGAGTCGCCGCTCGTCGCCGATCCCCTCCGGCTGTACGACTTCTGTCCGATCACGGACGGCTCGGCGGCGCTCATGTTCTGCCCGGAGTCGGTCGCGAAAGAGCACACCGACGAGTACGTCGTCGTGGCGGGTATCGACGGCGCGACGGACACCCACGTCGTCCACGAGCGCGATGATCCCACGATCATGCGTGGCGTCGTCGAGAGTGGGAAGGGTGCCTACGAGATGAGCGGCTACGGCCCGGACGATATCGACGTCGCCGAACTCCACGACATGTTCACCATTCTCGAGTTCCTCCAGATGGAGGGACTGGGCTTCGCCGAGCAGGGCGAGGCCTGGAAGTTAGTCGAGGAGGGGTACACCGAGCGCGATACGGGTGAACTGCCGATCAACACTTCCGGCGGGCTCAAGTCGAAGGGCCACCCGCTCGGGGCCAGCGGCGTCGCCCAGGGCGTCGAGATCTACGAACAGCTCGTGGGCGAGGCCGGCCCGCGACAGGTCGACGCCGACGTCGGGCTCACCTGTAACGTCGGCGGCTTCGGAAACTGCGTCATCACCACCATCATGGAGGCAGCACAATGA